In a genomic window of Azospirillum baldaniorum:
- a CDS encoding DUF1328 domain-containing protein — translation MLKWALIFFVVSLVAGALGFTNVSSATAGVAKILFGIALIIFLVFLVLALLAGEVIF, via the coding sequence ATGCTGAAATGGGCGTTGATCTTTTTCGTGGTGTCTCTGGTCGCTGGCGCGCTCGGCTTCACCAACGTGTCGTCGGCCACCGCGGGAGTCGCGAAGATCCTCTTCGGGATCGCGCTGATCATCTTCCTGGTCTTCCTCGTGCTCGCCCTGCTGGCCGGCGAGGTGATCTTCTGA